The genomic segment CAGCGGGTGTCGATCGTTGACTTTTTGACCGACACCCAGTGGACACCGCTGTTCACTGAGAAGCACTTCGGCATCTGGCCGCTCCTCACGGCGACGCTCGTCGTCTCGGCGATCGCGATGCTCGTTGCCCTCCCATTAGGCCTCCTCGCGGCGATCGGGCTCTCCGAATACGCATCGCCCCGGCTGGGAGCGATCGTCAAGCCGATTCTCGAGATCCTGGCTGGCGTTCCGACGGTGGTCTACGGCTACTTCGCACTCCTCTTCGTCACGCCGCTCTTGAAGCGGTTCATTCCCCAGCTCGAGGTCTTCAATGCCCTCTCCGCCGGCCTGGTGATGGGTATCATGATCCTTCCGCTCGTCGCCTCCCTCTCGGAGGACGCGATGCGTGCCGTCCCGCAGAGCTTGCGGGAAGGTGCCTACGCACTGGGAGCGACCAAGCTCGAGGTCGTCTGGCGGGTCGTGGTGCCGTCGTCGCTTTCCGGTATCGTCGCTGCTTTCATCCTCGCCGTCTCGCGAGCGATCGGCGAGACGATGATCGTGGCGATCGCAGCGGGGCAGGTCCCGCGCTTCACGCTGAACCCGCTGGTCGCGATGGAGACGATGACGGCCTATATCGTCCAGGTCAGCCTCGGCGATACCCCACACGGCACGCTGGAATACCAGACGATCTTCGCTGTCGGTACGACGCTCTTCGTGATCACCATGGCCTTGAATCTCTTGAGCTACCGCTTCCTCCAGCGATTCCGGGAGGTCTACGAGTGACTGCCGAACGCTCGATCGACCGCGAATTCGAACCGCGACTCGCCCTCCGCAGGCGATTGGGGACGCTCTTCGGCATCCTCAGTGCTGCGGCGATCGTGATCGGCCTGACGGCGCTGGCCGTTCTCATCGCCGATGTCGTCCGCGACGGCTGGCATGTCCTCTCGTGGGACTTCCTGACCAGCTTCCCCTCGCGACGCCCCGAACAAGCTGGTATCCGATCAGCACTGGTCGGAACGCTGTACCTCCTCGTGCTGGTCGCGATCATGGCGTTTCCACTGGGCCTCGCCGCAGCGCTCTATCTGGAAGAGTTCGCGCCGAAGAACCGGCTGACCGCCATCATCGAGGTCAATATCTCGAATCTCGCAGCTGTCCCATCGATCGTGTACGGTCTCCTCGGCCTCGGCGTGTTCGTGCGCACGTTCATGCTCGGCCGTAGTCTCATCGCTGGCGCATTGACCTTGAGCCTGCTCGTCCTCCCGATCATCATCATCGCCGCGCGCGAAGCACTGCGCGCTGTCCCGCCGTCCATTCGCGAGGCCGGACTCGCGCTCGGTGCGTCACGGTGGCAGACGGTGCGACACTTCGTACTGCCGGCCGCCTTACCCGGCATCCTCACCGGGACGATCCTGGCCCTGGCCCGCGCGATCGGCGAGACGGCACCGCTCATCACGATCGGCGCGCTCACCTACGTCGCCTTCACGCCCAAGAGCATCTTCGATCCGTTCACGGTTCTCCCGATCCAGATCTTCAACTGGATCTCGCGTCCGCAACCGGCCTTCCACGAACGGGCAGCGGGTGGGATCATCGTGTTGCTCGTTGTCCTGCTGGTGTTCAACGGCCTGGCGATCGTTCTGCGTGCTCGCTTGCAACGCCGTATCCGGTACTGACGAGGAGTGCACCGATGACCGTCACCGAACAGGCCCAGCGCTACATCGTGCGGCCACGCGAGCCAGCTGCGCTCCGGATCGAGCGGTTGAGCGTCTGGTACGGCCGTCACCAGGCGATCCGCGACGTCACGTTCACGATCCCAGCTCGCCGTATTACCGCGATCATCGGCCCCTCCGGTTGCGGCAAGAGTACGCTGCTGCGAGCGCTCAACCGGATGCACGACCTCACACTGGAAGCCCGTGTCGAAGGCTCCGTCAGGTGGGGCGACATCGAACTCTATGCGCCGTCGACCGACCCGGTCTGGGTGCGTCGGCATATCGGGATGATCTTCCAGAAGCCGAACCCCTTTCCGAAGAGCATTTTCGAGAATGTCGCGTTCGGCCTCCGCATCAACGGGTATCGTGGCGACCTCGCGGCCCGCGTCGAGGAAGCGCTCCGCAAGGCAGCGCTCTGGGACGAGGTGAAGGACAAGCTGAACCAGAGCGCGCTCGCCCTGTCAGGCGGGCAGCAACAGCGTCTGTGCATTGCCCGTGCGATCGCGCTGGAACCGGAGATACTCCTGATGGACGAACCGTGTTCAGCGCTCGATCCAGTCGCCACGATGCGGATCGAAGACCTCATGCTCGAGCTCGCCGATACGTACACGATCGTCATCGTGACGCACAATATGCAGCAAGCTTCCCGCGTCTCGCACTACACGGCTTTCATGCTGGCCGGCGAGGATCGCACGGGCGAACTCATCGAGTATGCGCCCACCCGTGAGCTGTTCCTGCGGCCACGTGACCGACGGACAGAGGACTACATCACTGGCCGCATCGGCTGAACCGGAAGCGACGGAGGCCCCGATGTCCGACCCGATCACGACCCTGACGAACGCGCAGGCAGCCCGGGCAGGTGCGGCGCGGGAAACGGCTGCAGCAGTCAACGCCGCCAGCATGGAGGTGGAGCACCTCTCGGCCTTCTACGGGCGCTTCCAGGCACTCGACGACATCACGCTCCCCATTCATCCTGGTGCAGTGACGGCAATCATCGGGCCATCCGGTTGCGGGAAATCGACGTTCATCCGCTGCCTGAACCGGTTGCACGAACTGACTCCGGGCGCACGGGTGACCGGCAGTGTCCGTCTGGAGGGGATCGACATCTACCAGCCAGGGATCGACCCGGCCCGCGTGCGGCAGCTCGTGGGAATGGTGTTCCAGAAGCCGAATCCGTTCCCGACGTTGTCGATCTACGACAACGTCCTGGCTGGCGTGCGGCTGCATCGTCCGCGCCTTTCACGAGCCGAAGCAGACCAAATCGTCGAGCGGAGCCTGCGAGCCGCGGCGCTCTGGGACGAGGTAAAAGACAAGCTCAAGGCACCTGGCGGATCGCTTTCCGGCGGACAGCAGCAGCGCCTCTGCATCGCCCGGGCACTGGCGGTCGAGCCACTCGTCCTCCTGATGGACGAGCCGACCAGCGCGCTCGACCCGATCGCAACCTACCGGATCGAGGAACTCATCTGGGAACTCAAGCAGCGGTACACGATCGTCATCGTCACGCACAACATGCAGCAAGCAGCCCGCATCGCCGATTACGTCGCCTTTTTGCTCGCCGGGGAGGAACGAACCGGTCGTCTGATCGAGTTCGACACGGCACAGCGCATCTTCACCAATCCGAAGCGGAAGGAAACGGAAGATTACATTACCGGCAAGATCGGCTAGGAATACGGATCTCGTTCCGGTACACTTCTCTCACTCGGTGTCTCCTCGAGACCCACGCGCGCTTCCGGTTCGTGTACCTTGACGAAGGTGAGGCGAGGCCATGGCGATCAGAGCCCGCGCAGAGTTCGAACGCGATCTCCAGCTGCTCCGCCAGGATGTCCTGAACCTGGGCAGTATGGTCGAGAAAGCTGTCGAGCGTGCGGTGGAAGCGCTCAAGCGGTACGACGTCGCTCTGGCCCAGAACGTGATCGACCACGACCGCGAGATCGACGAGCGGAGTTATGCGCTCGAGGAACGAGCGCTCCTCCTCATCGCGACCCAGCAGCCGATGGCGACCGATCTCCGCATCATCGCAGCGACCTTGTTCATCATCAGCGAGCTGGAGCGGATCGGCGACTACGCGGAGGGACTGGCGAAGATCGCCATCCGGTTGAGCGCCTGGCCACCGCTCAAGCCGCTGATCGACATCCCCCGTATGGCCGAGATCTCGATCGATATGCTGCGGCAGGCGCTCGACGCGTTCATCGAGATGGATCTCGAGCGATGCCGCGCGATCTGGCGGCGCGACGACGAGGTCGACGGGCTCTACGACCAGGTCTACCGGGAACTCCTCACCTACATGATGAGCGACCCGCGAACGATCGAGCGGGCGACTCTCCTGCTCTGGGCAGCCCACAATCTCGAGCGGATCGCTGACCGGGTAACCAATATCTGCGAGCGCGTCGCGTTCGTCATCACCGGTGATCCGCGTGCTCTCGTCAGCCCAGCCGAACCGGATTATCCTGGTGAGCGTGAAGCGGAGTACGACGTCGAGTGACGAGAGGAGTGCGCGATGCTGTGGGCCGCGGTCATCAGCTACGGGAACCCGGAGAAGATCCAGGAAGTGCGCCCTACCCACCGACAGTATCTCGCTTCGTTGCGCGAGCAGAGGAAACTCTGGGCTTCCGGCCCTTTCGAGGACGATAGCGGAGCGCTCATCATCTACCAGGCCGATTCGGAAGAGGAAGCCCGCAAGCTGATCCAAAGCGACCCGTTCTACGAAGCCGGTGTCTTCCAGGAGATCGTGCAGCTCAAGCCCTGGCGGATTGTCTTCACGCCGCCTCCTGCATGACAGGCTCGCTACCCCACGCAACGGGCACAGCACCGGACGATGCGAAGGAAGTCGCTCGGCGAAAACACGCTACCTGGAGGACGTCGATGGCAACCGAAACGGGTATCCGGGTGTACCAGCTCCTGATCGATGGGCAGTTCGTTCCCGCCGCGAGCGGTGAGACGTTTCCGACCTACAATCCGGCCACCAACGAGGTCATCGGCTACGTCGCCAAAGCTGGCCGCGAGGATGTCGACCGGGCTGTCCGTGCCGCCCGGCGGGCCTTCGACGAGGGCCCGTGGGGACGCATGACACCGAACGAGCGTGCTCGACGGCTCCGCAAGGTCGCCGAGATCTTGCGCGAGCGGCTCGACGAACTAGCTCGGCTGGAAACGCTCAACTGCGGCAAGATCATCGTCGAGTCTCGCATGGATATCCTCGCAGCGGCCAACTGCTTCGAGTACTACGCGAACCTTACCGGCCAGATCTGGGGCGAGACGATCCCGATGAACGGCCCGCTCCTCGACTATACCGTTCGCGAACCGTACGGTGTCTGCGGGCAGATCATCCCCTGGAACTTCCCGATCCTCATGGCCGCCTGGAAGCTCGCCCCCGCGCTCGCTGCGGGGAACACCGTGGTGCTCAAGCCAGCGAGCTATACCCCGATCACTGCGCTCGTGCTCG from the Thermomicrobium sp. 4228-Ro genome contains:
- the pstC gene encoding phosphate ABC transporter permease subunit PstC; its protein translation is MTTEPTPVTMPTPIDRRAWVERVLTGTQRIDRIRQVRESIVLAVLFLAALVSIGTTLGIIYTLAIETFHFFQRVSIVDFLTDTQWTPLFTEKHFGIWPLLTATLVVSAIAMLVALPLGLLAAIGLSEYASPRLGAIVKPILEILAGVPTVVYGYFALLFVTPLLKRFIPQLEVFNALSAGLVMGIMILPLVASLSEDAMRAVPQSLREGAYALGATKLEVVWRVVVPSSLSGIVAAFILAVSRAIGETMIVAIAAGQVPRFTLNPLVAMETMTAYIVQVSLGDTPHGTLEYQTIFAVGTTLFVITMALNLLSYRFLQRFREVYE
- the pstA gene encoding phosphate ABC transporter permease PstA, which produces MTAERSIDREFEPRLALRRRLGTLFGILSAAAIVIGLTALAVLIADVVRDGWHVLSWDFLTSFPSRRPEQAGIRSALVGTLYLLVLVAIMAFPLGLAAALYLEEFAPKNRLTAIIEVNISNLAAVPSIVYGLLGLGVFVRTFMLGRSLIAGALTLSLLVLPIIIIAAREALRAVPPSIREAGLALGASRWQTVRHFVLPAALPGILTGTILALARAIGETAPLITIGALTYVAFTPKSIFDPFTVLPIQIFNWISRPQPAFHERAAGGIIVLLVVLLVFNGLAIVLRARLQRRIRY
- the pstB gene encoding phosphate ABC transporter ATP-binding protein PstB; protein product: MTVTEQAQRYIVRPREPAALRIERLSVWYGRHQAIRDVTFTIPARRITAIIGPSGCGKSTLLRALNRMHDLTLEARVEGSVRWGDIELYAPSTDPVWVRRHIGMIFQKPNPFPKSIFENVAFGLRINGYRGDLAARVEEALRKAALWDEVKDKLNQSALALSGGQQQRLCIARAIALEPEILLMDEPCSALDPVATMRIEDLMLELADTYTIVIVTHNMQQASRVSHYTAFMLAGEDRTGELIEYAPTRELFLRPRDRRTEDYITGRIG
- the pstB gene encoding phosphate ABC transporter ATP-binding protein PstB yields the protein MSDPITTLTNAQAARAGAARETAAAVNAASMEVEHLSAFYGRFQALDDITLPIHPGAVTAIIGPSGCGKSTFIRCLNRLHELTPGARVTGSVRLEGIDIYQPGIDPARVRQLVGMVFQKPNPFPTLSIYDNVLAGVRLHRPRLSRAEADQIVERSLRAAALWDEVKDKLKAPGGSLSGGQQQRLCIARALAVEPLVLLMDEPTSALDPIATYRIEELIWELKQRYTIVIVTHNMQQAARIADYVAFLLAGEERTGRLIEFDTAQRIFTNPKRKETEDYITGKIG
- the phoU gene encoding phosphate signaling complex protein PhoU, with product MAIRARAEFERDLQLLRQDVLNLGSMVEKAVERAVEALKRYDVALAQNVIDHDREIDERSYALEERALLLIATQQPMATDLRIIAATLFIISELERIGDYAEGLAKIAIRLSAWPPLKPLIDIPRMAEISIDMLRQALDAFIEMDLERCRAIWRRDDEVDGLYDQVYRELLTYMMSDPRTIERATLLLWAAHNLERIADRVTNICERVAFVITGDPRALVSPAEPDYPGEREAEYDVE
- a CDS encoding YciI family protein, coding for MLWAAVISYGNPEKIQEVRPTHRQYLASLREQRKLWASGPFEDDSGALIIYQADSEEEARKLIQSDPFYEAGVFQEIVQLKPWRIVFTPPPA